The genomic interval CTCAACTACCTTCTCCTGTATATCTTGATGGGCTTTTTCTATCCCAGCAGCATCCATGGGACACTCAGCTGCCCCTTCATCCTCATTTCCACATACTGTGTCAATCTCAGCAGCGTCCACAACACCATCATCTGCCCCTTCATCAATCTCTCCACATGTTTCgcccatcttggcagcacccatgCGACTCTCAACTACCTTCTCCTGTATATCTTGATGGGCTTGTTCTATCCCAGCAGCATCCATGAGACACTGAGCTGCCCCTACATCCTCATTTCCACATACTGTGTCAACCTCAGCAGCGTCCACAACACCATCATGTGCCCCTTCATCAATCTCTCCACATGTTTCgcccatcttggcagcacccatgCGACTCTCAACAACCTTCTCCTGTATATCTTGATGGGCTTGTTCGATCCCAGCAGCATCCATGAGACACTGAGCTGCCCCTTCATCCTCATTTACACATACTGTGTCAACCTCAGCAGCGTCCACAACACCATCATCTACCCCTTCATCAATCCCTCCACATGTTTCGCCCATCTTGGCAGCATCCATGAGACTCTCAGCTGCCTCCTCTTCTAAATTTGGACTCGCTTCTTCCATGGCGGCATCATTCATGAGACCCTTAGCTGCAGCTGCCTCCTCATTTCCATATGCTTTGTCAATCTCAGCATCATCTTCGAGACTCTCATCTGGCCCTTCATCAATCTCTCCACATGTTTCGCCCATCTTGGCAGCATCCATGCGACTCTCAAGTACCTTCTCCTGTAAATCTTGATGGGCTTTTTCGATCCCAGCAACATCCACGAGACACTCAGCTGCCCCTTTATCCTCATTTCCACATACTGTGTCACTCTCAGCAGCGTGCACAACACCATCATGTGCCCCTTCATCAATCTCTCCACATGTTTCGCCCATCTTGGCAGCATCCATGAGACTCTCAGCCGCCTCCTCTTCTAAATTTGGACTCGCTTCTTCTTTGGCAGCAGCATTCATGAGACCCTTAACTGCAGCTGCCTCCTCATTTCCACATGCTTTGTCAATCTCAGCATCATCTTCGAGACTCTCATCTGCCCCTTCATCAATCTCTCCACATGATTCgcccatcttggcagcacccatgCGACTCTCATCTACCTTGTCCTGTAAATCTTGATGGGCTTGTTCGTTCCCAGCAGCATTCATGAGATACTCAGCTGCTCCTTCATCCTCATTTCCACATACTGTGTCAATCTCAGCAGCGTGCACAACACCATCATGTGCCCCTTCATCAATCTCTCCACACGCTTCACCCACCTTGCCTGCACCCATACGGCCCTCAACTGTCTTCTCTTGTAAATATTGATGAACCTGTTCCATCTTGGCTGTATCCACGTGACATTTAGCTATTCTCTCGTCCTCTTGGTCCATCTTGGCAGCATCCACCTAGGATACCAACTTAGTATTAGGCGCATGGTTAAAGTAGGAACAAAATTATACACTAGAGCTTACAGTATGGAATAATAATGGTTAAGAGTTTTCAGACATTAGGGGGATTAAGAGGTTTGCATAGATCATCACTGTTTTATATCAGATTCAAacgaaattaaaaatgtaaatagtAGTGGTAATATGTAACATTTAGCAAGTACGATATTGGAATATTATTACGGCATACGCATTAGAAGCTGATGACTTAGTGTATGGTATGAAAAAGTGGGTCTTCCATTATCACCGATATATCGCTGTGATCTTCATACTAGCAGCATATCTGATGTTTCGGGCCTACTAAAGAACGGGATACAACCAGTCG from Schistocerca gregaria isolate iqSchGreg1 chromosome 6, iqSchGreg1.2, whole genome shotgun sequence carries:
- the LOC126278812 gene encoding uncharacterized protein LOC126278812: MAKTKHPQFMEYGRFRERREPEYPSIFEIFPCQPTPGPAPRIKKEENSKDDTGKDGRAEGHATGRVKKRKAAEEILPSDDRERRHTEQRRRRRKSRQNELVAASQVGPAEVHVIGRFKVNKVVEDNPPCKDQDSDVTSQRETCPKEGDIILVDAPQKGPAEVDAAKMDQEDERIAKCHVDTAKMEQVHQYLQEKTVEGRMGAGKVGEACGEIDEGAHDGVVHAAEIDTVCGNEDEGAAEYLMNAAGNEQAHQDLQDKVDESRMGAAKMGESCGEIDEGADESLEDDAEIDKACGNEEAAAVKGLMNAAAKEEASPNLEEEAAESLMDAAKMGETCGEIDEGAHDGVVHAAESDTVCGNEDKGAAECLVDVAGIEKAHQDLQEKVLESRMDAAKMGETCGEIDEGPDESLEDDAEIDKAYGNEEAAAAKGLMNDAAMEEASPNLEEEAAESLMDAAKMGETCGGIDEGVDDGVVDAAEVDTVCVNEDEGAAQCLMDAAGIEQAHQDIQEKVVESRMGAAKMGETCGEIDEGAHDGVVDAAEVDTVCGNEDVGAAQCLMDAAGIEQAHQDIQEKVVESRMGAAKMGETCGEIDEGADDGVVDAAEIDTVCGNEDEGAAECPMDAAGIEKAHQDIQEKVVESLMGAAKMGETCGEIDEGEHDGIVDAAEIDTVCGNEDEGAAECLMDAAGTQQAHQYLQEKIVESRMCATKMGETCGEIDEGAHDGVVDAAEVDTVCGNEDEGAAECLMDAAGIEQAHQDIQEKVVESRMGAAKMGETCGEIDEGADEILDNDAEIDKACGNEEEGAAKCLVNAAEIEKAHQDLEDAEESLLCAPKMEEVRVDFEEGAAKSLCSQPSGAACTH